The DNA region GTCGCCGTCCATCTCGACGACAGGGTTGGTCACCTGATCCGGCCGGCCCCCGGCGGCGTTCCTTTCCCCGCCCCCCCCCCCCCGCGCCCCCCCCCCCCTCCTCCCCCCCCACCCCCCACCCCCCCCCCCCCCCCCGGGCCTCCCCGCCACGGCGCCCCCCCCCCCCGCCCGCGACGGCCGGCCGCTTGCCCGCCGCCTGGGCCCCCGGCGGCGCCCCCCGCCCGCCCGGCCCGCCCCCCCCCCCCCCCGCCGAGCCCGGCCCCGACGAGGATCACCTCGAGGTGACGACCGCGTCGGGCGTGCGGGTCATGCTCGACCGCGAGGCGCTGGTGCGCGGCTTCAGCGACGACTGGGTCGAGCCGCGCGGCCAGCGGGTCGGCCTGGCGCTCCGGTGCGCGACGCCGGCCGAGGTCGACGCGACCTTCGCCGCGGTGGTCGCGGCCGGCTTCACCGGCGCCAAGGCGCCGTGGGACGCGTTCTGGGGCCAGCGCTACGCCCAGGTCGCCGACCCCGACGGCACCAAGGTCGATCTGTTCGCGCCGCTGTGACCGCGCCGCGGCCGAGCGAGCCCGCGTGCTAGCCTCGACGAGGGAGGACTCGATGCCTGGACGCGGCGCGCTGGTCATGACCGTGGTCGCCGCGCTGGCGGCCTGCAAGAGCGACGCCCCGTCGGGCCCGCCCGGCCTCGGCGACCGCGCCGACGCCGCGGCGCTCACCCGGGCGCTGGTCGCGGTCGCCGAGCGGCCACCGACCGAGCGCGCCGCCGCGCTGACCGCCGCGGTGCTGGCGGTGTGCGGCCCCGCGTGCGGGTGCCTCAGCACCACCCCCGGCGCCGCGGCGTGCCCCGCCGCCAACGCCTCGGTCCCGGCCGGCTGGCCCGCGCTCGAGCTCAGCGGCCGCTACCTCGCCGAGCAGCTCGCCGCCGCGCCGACGCGCGCGCGGGGCCCGCTCGCCAGCGCGCTGGCCGGGCTGACGGTGCCGCTGGCCCGCCTCGATCCCGGCGCGATCCACCTGCCGACCGCGGACCACGTCCGGCCGCTGAGCCTGGGGCCGGTGCTCGCCCTCGACGCTCAGGCCCGGTTCACCGTCGGCCGCCACCCGCTGGTCGCGTTCGGCGCCGACGGCGCCCGGGTGCTCGACCCGCCGGCCCCGACGGCGCTCGACGCTGGCGCGATCGCCGACACCGTCGGGCGGGTCGCGCTCGAGCTCGGCGATCCGCCGCCGCCGCCGCCGCCGCTCGACGCCGGCACCGACGACGACCTGCTGGGCGGGTTCGGCCTGAGCGGCACCGGCCCGATGGGCGGCACCGGGTTCGGCACGATCGGCGTCGGCGGCTACGGCCGGATCGGCGGCACCGGGATGGCGCCCATCGAGCGGTTCGCGTTCTCGGCCGATCGCGCGCCCCTGGCCTTCGACCAGCCGGTGGTCGCGGCCGCTGGCGCGCTCGCAGATCACACGCTGATCATGGCGCTCAGCCCGCGCGGCGGCGCGCTGGCGATCGCCACCGCCGCGCGCGTCGACGAGCTGCCGTGGACCTTCCGCCCCGGCGCGCCGATCGCCGTCGTGACCGGCCCCGTGCTGCGCCGCGAGGCCGGCCGGTTCGTGCTCGAGCGCGACGGCGCCGTGCAGGCGATGTGGATGGCGCCGCTGTCCCCCGCGGATCGCGCCGCGCTCCTGGCGGACCTCGCGCCGGTGGCGACCACGCTCACCGTCGAGATCGCCGATCTGACCGTCGCCGACGTGGTCGCGACCCTGGATCTGGTCGCCGACACCACGCCCACCGTGCGGCTGATCCTGCGGCGCCCGTCGTCGCGCGGCTACGGCGGCGGCAGCGGCCCGCAGGTTCGCATGGGGCAGCCGTCGACGGTCGGCGATCTCGACAAGGCGATCATCCGCCGGTACATCAGGCGCAACTTCGCCAAGATCCGGTACTGCTACGAGCGCGAGCTGCTCACCAAGCCCGGGCTCGAGGGCACGATCGCGGCGCGGTTCTTCATCAGCACGACCGGCGCGGTCGCGTCCGTCAGCGCCAGCGGCGTCGATCCCGCGGTCGCGAGCTGCATCGCCCAGGTGATCAAGGGCATCACGTTCCCGCGCCCGAAAGGCGGCGGCGGCGTGCAGGTGGACTACCCGTTCGAGGTCCACCCGACACCCTGACCAGCGCTGGCGCCGACGGTCCGACGACGGTCAGCCCAGGCGACGGTCAGGCGACGGTCACACCACCGTGCCGAACCACGCGCCGATCGCCGCCGACGCGGCCATCGCGACCGCGCCCAGCACGCCGACCCGCGCCGCGCCCCGGAGCATCGGCGCGCCGCCGACCCGCGCGGCCAGGGCGCCGAGCCCCACCAGCGCCGCCAGCGACGCGCCGGTGACGATCACCACCGCCGCGTCCATCGGCACGGCCGCGGCCAGGCCCAGCGGCCAGGCCGCGCCGACCGCGAACGCCGCCGCCGACGAGCCCGCCGCTTGCACCGGCCGGGCCGCCCTGGTGTCGGTCAGACCCAGCTCGTCGCGGGCGTGGGCGCCGAGCGCGTCGTGGGCCATGAGCTGGATCGCGACCTGATCGGCCAGCGCCGGATCGAGGCCGCGGCCGACGTAGATGCCGGCCAGCTCGGCGCGCTCGTGGTCCGGCGCCGCCGCCAGCTCGCGGCGCTCGCGGGCCAGGTCCGCGCGCTCGGTGTCGGCCTGGGAGCTGACCGACACGTACTCGCCCGCCGCCATCGACAGCGCGCCGCCGACCAGCCCCGCCATCCCCGCGACCAGCACCGCGCTGCGCCCCGCGTCCGCCGCCGCCACGCCCGCGACCAGGCTCGCCGTCGACAGGAGCCCGTCGTTGGCGCCCAGCACCGCGGCGCGCAGCCAGCCGGTGTGCTGGCTCTTGTGGACCTCGTGATGGCGCGGCGGCATCGCCATCACTTGCCACGGTCCGCCGCCGCTGTCCGCTCCGACCGCCGCGATCCGGACCGCGGCGCCGTGGTATCCTCCAGACGTCTGTGCGCAGCGGGCCCCCCGGCGCGCTGACTGCCCGCGAATCGAGCCCCGCCGCTGCGGCGCGTGGACTACCATCGCGGGATGACGCATGTCGCCCGCTTCGCGGTGTTCGTTCTTCTCGTCGTCGTCGCCGCGTGCGGATCGGTCGGCACCGAGCCCGACGCCGGCGGAGCCATCGACGCGCCCGCCCCGACCGACGCGCCGATCGACGGCACGCCGACCGCGACCCTGCAGGTCGCGCTCGGCGGCAACGGCACCGGCACCGTCACCTCGGCCCCGGCCGGCATCAACTGCGGCGCCGACTGCACCGAGGCGTACCCGATCGGGACCACCGTCGTGCTGACGGCGGTCGCGAGCGGCGGCGGCGCCTTCGTCAGCTGGAGCGGCGGCGGGTGCAGCGGCACCGACACCTGCACCGTGACGCTCACGGCCGACACCAACGTCACCGCCAACTTCGCCCTCAACAACTCACTGGTGGTGGCGCTGGCCGGCACTGGCAGCGGCGTCGTCACCTCGACGCCGGCCGGGATCAACTGCGGCGCCGACTGCGCCGAGGCGTACCCGCCGGCGACCGTCGTCGCGCTCACCGCCGTCCCGGCGGCCGGCTCGACCTTCACCGGCTGGGGCGGCGCGTGCGCGGGCACGGGCGCCTGCATGGTGTCGGTGACGGCCCCGACCGCGGTCACGGCCACCTTCACGCTCAACCAGTACACCCTGACCGTGACCCGCGCGGGGACCGGCACCGGCACGGTGACCTCGACCCCGGCCGGCATCACCTGCGGCGCCGACTGCTCGGAGCTCTATGACCACGGCACCAGCGTGACCTTGACCGCGACCCCGGCCGTGGGCTCGACCTTCACCGGCTGGAGCGGCGCGTGCGCGGGCGTCGGCACCTGCGCCGTCGCGGTGACGGCCGCGACCTCGGTCACCGCTACCTTCGCGCTCAACCAGTACACCCTGACGGTGAGCCGCGGCGGCAACGGCACCGGCACGGTCACCTCGGCCCCGGCCGGCATCACCTGCGGCGGCGACTGCACCGAGATCTACAACCACGGCACCACGGTGGTGCTCACCGCGACGCCGGCGACCGGCTCGACCTTCACCGGCTGGTCGGGCGCGTGCACCGGCATCGGCACCTGCTCGATCGCGATGACCGCCGCCGCCACCGCCACCGCCACGTTCACGCTCAACACCTACACGCTGACCGTGGCCCGGGCCGGCATGGGCAGCGGCACCGTCACCTCGAGCCCGGCCGGCATCACCTGCGGCGCTGACTGCACCGAGGTCTACGCCTACGGCACCAGCGTGGTGCTGACGGCGACGCCGGCGACGGGCTCGACCTTCACCGGCTGGTCGGGCGCGTGCGCCGGCACCGGCCCCTGCAACCTGACCATCACCGCCGCCGCGACCGCGACCGCGACCTTCAGCGCCGGCTGCGTCACCCAGACGGTCGACATCCTCGGCGCGCAGCACGTGACGTTGAACTACGCCAGCACCCAGGCGTGGCGCGACGACTACTTCCGGGCCTACGAAGACACCGGCTACGACCTCACCGGCTGGGTCGGGTTCGATCTGTCGAGCATCCCCGACACCGCCACGATCTCGGCGATGACGCTCTACGCCTACGCGTTCACCGTGGTCAACGCCCCGACCGTGCGGGTCCAGTACAGCGCCGCCAACAGCTGGAGCTCGGCGACGGTCACCACCGCTCAGCTGGTCCGGACCAACGCCCAGGTCGCCAACGCGATCGCGCCGACCGTCAACGCCTGGAACGCCTTCCCCATCATCATCACCAGCCAGAACTGGGCCGCCGACCTGGCGGACAACTGGCTGTCGCTCGGCGTCGACAACACCAACGCGATGTACTCGTACGCGTACTTCCGCGGCGTCACCAACGTCGAGCGCCCGTACGTGCGCATCACCTACTGCAACTGATCGGGCCGCGCCTCGACCGGCCGCCGGCGTAGCGCCGGCCACCCACCGGAACCGCCGCGAGATGCCCCCGCGGGCGAGACCGGAGGCCCGGTCTCGCCCGGGCGACCGGGGTGGCCCCGCCGCGCCGCGCCCCGTCGTCAGTACGCCTTGGCCCAGATGACGCGCTTGGCGCTGGGCTGCCCGGTGAACGGGCACGTGCCGGGCTCGCCGTCGGCGAGCGGGATGCACCGGACGGTGACGCCCAGCTCGTCCTTGATGGTCTTCTCGAGCGCGACGTCGCCGGAGAAGTGGGTCAGCGCGAAGCCGCCGTGGATCGGCGTCGGCGCGTTGGGATCCTGCTGCGCCGGCGGCGTGAAGAACGCGTAGAACTCGTCCTTGGTGTCGATCACGCGGGTGTGCTCGGCCTGGAACGCGCGGGCCCGGGCCAGCAGGCCGTCCTGGATCTCCTGCAGCGTCGCGGCCACGGTCGCGACGAACTCGCCGCGCCCGACCGAGGCCTTGTCCTTGGGCGCCTTGTCGCGGCGGCCGACGAACACCGCGTCCTTGTCGATGTCGCGCGGGCCGACCTCGAGGCGGATCGGCACGCCCTTCTTGATCCACTGCCAGACCTTGTCGCCGCCGCGCAGATCGCGATCGTCGACCTCGACCCGCAGGGTCTGGCCGGCGAAGACCACGCCGCGCAGCTCGGTGCGCAGGGCCTTGCAGTAGTCGAGCACGCGCGGCCGGTCCTCGGGCTTGTGCGCGACCGGCAGGATCACGACGTGGGTCGGCGCCAGCTTGGGCGGGCACACCATGCCGTCGTCGTCGGCGTGGGTCATGATCATCGAGCCGACCAGGCGGGTCGACACGCCCCACGACGTGGTCCAGGCGTGGCCGAGCACGCCCTTGTCGTCGAGGAACTGGATGCCCGAGGCCTTGGCGAAGTTCTGGCCGAGGAAGTGCGAGGTGCCCGCCTGCAGCGCCTTGCGGTCCTGCATCATCGCCTCGATGCAGAAGGTCTGGACCGCGCCGGGGAACCGCTCGCCCGCGGTCTTCTCGCCCTGGATCACCGGCGTCGCCATCCAGTGCTCGGCGAAGTCGGCGTAGACCGCGAGCATCTTCATCGTCTCGTCGACCGCCTCGGCCGGCGTGGCGTGGGCGGTGTGCCCCTCCTGCCACAGGAACTCGGCGGTGCGCAGGAACAGGCGGGTGCGCATCTCCCAGCGGACGACGTTGGCCCACTGGTTGATGAGCAGCGGCAGGTCGCGGTAGCTCTGCACCCACTTCGCGAACATCTCGCCGATGATCGTCTCGGACGTCGGCCGCACCACCAGCGGCTCCTCGAGCTTCGACGCAGGATCCGGCACCAGCCGGCCGTCCTTGGCCACGAGGCGGTGGTGGGTGACGACCGCGCACTCCTTGGCGAAGCCCTCGACGTGCGCGGCCTCCTTCTCGAGGAACGACAGCGGGATGAACAGCGGGAAGTACGCGTTGACGTGGCCGGTGTCCTTGAACATGCCGTCGAGGACGCGCTGCATGTTCTCCCACAGCGCGTAGCCCCACGGCTTGATCACCATGCAGCCGCGGACCGGCGAGTTCTCGGCGAGGTCGGCGGCCTTGACGACCTGCTGGTACCACTCGGCGTAGTCGTCGGAGCGGGTGGGGACGATCGCGGTAGCGGCTTTGGCGGACGACATTGCCGCCATTGCCTACCGCGCCTGCGCCCGGCGCGAAAGGCCCCGGCGGCCCCGGTTGCCGCGCCGGGCCGGCCACGGTACCAACGGTGGGTGCCCTCCGCACCGCCCCCGGGCTGGTTCCGCCCCGCCGCGCCGCGCACGCTCGGCATGCTGGCGATCGTCTTCGGCGTGGTCATCGCGACGTTCAACCTGATGAGCCTGGCCAGCGGCGGCCGGATGTCGGCCGACGACAGCTCGTACCCGGCCGAGGCCGCCGCGGCGTTCAGCGACGCGACCCGCTCGGCCACGACCGGGGTCAGCGTGATCCTGATCGCGATGTCCCTGACCCTGGCCTACGTCGGCGCCGGCCTGCGTCGCTACGAGCGCTGGACCGTGGCCGCGACCGTGCGCTGGAGCGTCGGCGCGATGTGGATCGTCGCGGCGCTGGCGTACGTGTACGGGACGGTCGTCGGCCCGGCCGCCGAGGTGCTGTTCGCCGCGTCGAGCGATCC from Myxococcales bacterium includes:
- a CDS encoding VOC family protein; the protein is MLDREALVRGFSDDWVEPRGQRVGLALRCATPAEVDATFAAVVAAGFTGAKAPWDAFWGQRYAQVADPDGTKVDLFAPL
- a CDS encoding AgmX/PglI C-terminal domain-containing protein, which codes for MPGRGALVMTVVAALAACKSDAPSGPPGLGDRADAAALTRALVAVAERPPTERAAALTAAVLAVCGPACGCLSTTPGAAACPAANASVPAGWPALELSGRYLAEQLAAAPTRARGPLASALAGLTVPLARLDPGAIHLPTADHVRPLSLGPVLALDAQARFTVGRHPLVAFGADGARVLDPPAPTALDAGAIADTVGRVALELGDPPPPPPPLDAGTDDDLLGGFGLSGTGPMGGTGFGTIGVGGYGRIGGTGMAPIERFAFSADRAPLAFDQPVVAAAGALADHTLIMALSPRGGALAIATAARVDELPWTFRPGAPIAVVTGPVLRREAGRFVLERDGAVQAMWMAPLSPADRAALLADLAPVATTLTVEIADLTVADVVATLDLVADTTPTVRLILRRPSSRGYGGGSGPQVRMGQPSTVGDLDKAIIRRYIRRNFAKIRYCYERELLTKPGLEGTIAARFFISTTGAVASVSASGVDPAVASCIAQVIKGITFPRPKGGGGVQVDYPFEVHPTP
- a CDS encoding VIT family protein, whose protein sequence is MPPRHHEVHKSQHTGWLRAAVLGANDGLLSTASLVAGVAAADAGRSAVLVAGMAGLVGGALSMAAGEYVSVSSQADTERADLARERRELAAAPDHERAELAGIYVGRGLDPALADQVAIQLMAHDALGAHARDELGLTDTRAARPVQAAGSSAAAFAVGAAWPLGLAAAVPMDAAVVIVTGASLAALVGLGALAARVGGAPMLRGAARVGVLGAVAMAASAAIGAWFGTVV
- a CDS encoding proline--tRNA ligase; protein product: MSSAKAATAIVPTRSDDYAEWYQQVVKAADLAENSPVRGCMVIKPWGYALWENMQRVLDGMFKDTGHVNAYFPLFIPLSFLEKEAAHVEGFAKECAVVTHHRLVAKDGRLVPDPASKLEEPLVVRPTSETIIGEMFAKWVQSYRDLPLLINQWANVVRWEMRTRLFLRTAEFLWQEGHTAHATPAEAVDETMKMLAVYADFAEHWMATPVIQGEKTAGERFPGAVQTFCIEAMMQDRKALQAGTSHFLGQNFAKASGIQFLDDKGVLGHAWTTSWGVSTRLVGSMIMTHADDDGMVCPPKLAPTHVVILPVAHKPEDRPRVLDYCKALRTELRGVVFAGQTLRVEVDDRDLRGGDKVWQWIKKGVPIRLEVGPRDIDKDAVFVGRRDKAPKDKASVGRGEFVATVAATLQEIQDGLLARARAFQAEHTRVIDTKDEFYAFFTPPAQQDPNAPTPIHGGFALTHFSGDVALEKTIKDELGVTVRCIPLADGEPGTCPFTGQPSAKRVIWAKAY